The Ferviditalea candida genome window below encodes:
- a CDS encoding DUF5049 domain-containing protein, which produces MVKVTKNVLDGLEAVRSSGMVNMLDTSGVIRCAEKLGFAETANWIRENKDAYWDGVFVGFESGS; this is translated from the coding sequence ATGGTGAAGGTGACGAAAAACGTGTTGGATGGACTGGAGGCCGTCCGATCATCGGGTATGGTCAATATGCTCGACACCTCAGGCGTGATCCGCTGCGCGGAGAAGCTCGGATTTGCCGAAACCGCGAACTGGATCCGGGAAAACAAAGACGCTTACTGGGATGGCGTGTTCGTGGGATTCGAGTCTGGATCGTAG